In one Halosimplex halophilum genomic region, the following are encoded:
- a CDS encoding chemotaxis protein CheC produces MKVDVQSLGTFNRLAHEGAEQATQSLCQMTGLDAVVDVTKITLVDRADVGEQLADGEYVGVQFAFDGELAGDTVLVFDRAGSETIVESLVPGGADDEAMARSSVEEIGNIMMSGFIDGWADFLETTIEHSPPEYVTGNGAAMLPEPPEGAERDQVFVFKSEIEWVGESVSFYIYMFPEYDPLADVMARTADTEDDAIPVDKLEVFNEMTKDGTQQAAENVEMMTGIETEAEVTRLSFAPIEDVPKQIGTDTYVGTVVEFTGVPSGFLLVLFDEASAVHIAEAMMPVEMDADELTDQHKAAIEELGNIMTSGFVDGWANVLQTSVDHTPPRLVHDMGRAVVDPLAAQVGQHQEHAFIIDSEMRTDDIAFGAEIHALPNETELRQALDELLVERADETEADVETIF; encoded by the coding sequence ATGAAGGTCGACGTCCAGTCGCTCGGGACGTTCAACCGCCTGGCCCACGAGGGCGCCGAACAGGCCACCCAGTCGCTGTGTCAGATGACCGGGCTGGACGCCGTCGTCGACGTGACGAAGATCACGCTGGTCGACCGCGCGGACGTGGGCGAACAGCTGGCCGACGGGGAGTACGTCGGCGTCCAGTTCGCCTTCGACGGGGAACTGGCCGGCGACACGGTGCTCGTCTTCGACCGGGCCGGCAGCGAGACGATCGTCGAATCGCTGGTGCCGGGCGGCGCCGACGACGAGGCGATGGCCCGCTCCAGCGTCGAGGAGATCGGCAACATCATGATGAGCGGGTTCATCGACGGCTGGGCGGACTTCCTGGAGACGACCATCGAACACTCCCCGCCGGAGTACGTGACGGGCAACGGGGCGGCGATGCTCCCGGAACCCCCGGAGGGCGCCGAGCGCGACCAGGTGTTCGTCTTCAAGAGCGAGATCGAGTGGGTCGGCGAGTCGGTGAGCTTCTACATCTACATGTTCCCCGAGTACGACCCGCTCGCGGACGTGATGGCTCGCACCGCCGACACCGAGGACGACGCCATCCCGGTCGACAAGCTCGAGGTCTTCAACGAGATGACCAAGGACGGCACCCAGCAGGCCGCCGAGAACGTCGAGATGATGACCGGGATCGAGACGGAAGCGGAGGTCACCCGGCTCAGTTTCGCGCCGATCGAGGACGTGCCCAAACAGATCGGGACCGACACCTACGTCGGGACCGTCGTCGAGTTCACGGGCGTCCCGAGCGGCTTCCTGCTCGTCCTGTTCGACGAGGCGTCGGCGGTCCACATCGCCGAGGCGATGATGCCCGTCGAGATGGACGCCGACGAGCTGACCGACCAGCACAAGGCCGCCATCGAGGAGCTGGGCAACATCATGACCTCGGGGTTCGTCGACGGCTGGGCGAACGTGCTCCAGACCTCGGTCGACCACACGCCCCCGCGGCTGGTCCACGACATGGGCCGGGCGGTCGTCGACCCCCTGGCCGCACAGGTCGGTCAGCACCAGGAGCACGCCTTCATCATCGACTCGGAGATGCGCACCGACGACATCGCCTTCGGCGCCGAGATCCACGCCCTTCCGAACGAAACGGAGTTACGGCAGGCGCTCGACGAGCTACTCGTCGAACGAGCGGACGAGACCGAGGCCGACGTGGAAACGATCTTCTGA
- a CDS encoding chemotaxis protein CheD — translation MKVYDGTTTESEPATRPERVKVGIAESKVADGEAHLTTSGLGSCLGVAVYDPAAGVAGLVHAMLPSIDEMEGDNQAKFADSGIRALVADMERRGADRERMTAKLAGGSDMLDFSESGSGIGARNVETGRRTLAEFDIPVVGEDVGGDHGRSLRLETGSGDLVVKSANRDPITL, via the coding sequence ATGAAAGTCTACGACGGGACGACGACCGAGAGCGAGCCCGCGACGCGGCCCGAGCGGGTGAAAGTCGGCATCGCCGAGTCGAAGGTCGCCGACGGGGAGGCACACCTCACGACCAGCGGGCTCGGGTCGTGCCTCGGCGTGGCGGTGTACGACCCGGCGGCGGGCGTCGCCGGTCTCGTCCACGCGATGCTCCCCTCGATCGACGAGATGGAGGGCGACAACCAGGCGAAGTTCGCCGACTCCGGGATCCGCGCGCTCGTCGCCGACATGGAGCGGCGGGGCGCCGACCGCGAGCGCATGACGGCGAAGCTCGCCGGCGGCAGCGACATGCTCGACTTCTCCGAGAGCGGCTCGGGGATCGGCGCCCGCAACGTCGAGACGGGCCGACGGACCCTCGCCGAGTTCGACATCCCGGTCGTCGGCGAGGACGTCGGCGGCGACCACGGCCGCTCGCTGCGGCTCGAAACCGGGTCCGGCGACCTCGTCGTCAAGAGCGCGAACCGCGATCCGATCACGCTGTAG
- a CDS encoding FlaD/FlaE family flagellar protein, whose amino-acid sequence MSPVAQSLGPALPGASDALPGLLVVLTSGLVGMSIRQMIDIFGDGDGSDEDDESMADGGLMTEDGDDEELGGFGGLEDDGGDEFGEFGDDEFGDMDDGGGTDTDELEHRLDELETEVGSLSSTVNTVRNENEQIAETVDDVEENVRKLLDIYEMVTRGVNPFADDMEPGGMGGMGGGGNFGLFDDGDEEEADEDLDDEIANADAEGFFDEDLVEDDAPEGSVDDVMGGDDLGDDLGDDLGGFEDDGGTFDDDSLDDGDDFGGADDFDDDLDGEFDDAGDDGGNDDMSDASDGEGGKSFAELKDEYESGDAEWADELEEGDDEADAQDGDDELGDDLGDADDLLDDGESDDDMADDDLFDEVIEDDGMDEVDDGVGADAEPTDEAATAPEPAETESEPELESEPESTADPEPGSTADSGTRPGSDAADAPAEAAAGDSDGKPYLATMPEGLAAELVVVEWLEYLVDRVGVRETARAIDYYERIDWVAEPVAEDLQAYLRGFDGSGGEGGLTIDHHTRSLRYISQLDGDAAESVALSKLAGSRGGGADGLQR is encoded by the coding sequence ATGAGTCCCGTCGCTCAGTCGCTGGGCCCGGCCCTGCCGGGCGCGTCGGACGCCCTCCCCGGACTGCTGGTCGTGTTGACCAGCGGCCTCGTCGGGATGAGCATCCGGCAGATGATCGACATCTTCGGCGACGGCGACGGGAGCGACGAGGACGACGAGAGCATGGCCGACGGCGGCCTGATGACCGAAGACGGCGACGACGAGGAGCTCGGCGGCTTCGGCGGCCTCGAGGACGACGGCGGCGACGAGTTCGGCGAGTTCGGCGACGACGAGTTCGGCGACATGGACGACGGCGGCGGCACCGACACCGACGAGCTCGAACACCGCCTCGACGAGCTGGAGACGGAGGTCGGCAGCCTCTCCTCGACGGTCAACACCGTCCGCAACGAGAACGAGCAGATCGCAGAGACGGTCGACGACGTCGAGGAGAACGTCCGGAAGCTGCTGGACATCTACGAGATGGTCACCCGCGGGGTCAACCCCTTCGCCGACGACATGGAGCCCGGCGGGATGGGCGGCATGGGCGGCGGCGGGAACTTCGGGCTGTTCGACGACGGCGACGAGGAGGAGGCGGACGAGGACCTGGACGACGAGATCGCCAACGCCGACGCCGAGGGCTTCTTCGACGAGGACCTCGTCGAGGACGACGCCCCCGAGGGAAGCGTCGACGACGTGATGGGCGGCGACGACCTCGGTGACGACCTCGGTGACGACCTCGGCGGTTTCGAGGACGACGGCGGCACGTTCGACGACGACTCGCTCGACGACGGCGACGACTTCGGCGGGGCGGACGACTTCGACGACGACCTCGACGGCGAGTTCGACGACGCGGGCGACGACGGAGGGAACGACGACATGAGCGACGCATCCGACGGGGAGGGCGGCAAGTCCTTCGCGGAACTGAAAGACGAGTACGAGTCCGGCGACGCCGAGTGGGCCGACGAGCTCGAAGAGGGAGACGACGAGGCGGACGCGCAGGACGGCGACGACGAGCTCGGTGACGACCTCGGCGACGCCGACGACCTCCTCGACGACGGGGAGTCGGACGACGACATGGCCGACGACGACCTCTTCGACGAGGTCATCGAGGACGACGGAATGGACGAAGTCGACGACGGGGTCGGGGCGGACGCCGAACCGACCGACGAGGCGGCGACGGCGCCGGAACCGGCCGAGACCGAATCGGAGCCGGAGTTGGAGTCCGAACCGGAATCGACAGCGGACCCGGAACCGGGATCGACCGCGGACTCAGGCACCCGGCCCGGGAGCGACGCGGCGGACGCGCCCGCCGAAGCGGCGGCGGGCGACTCCGACGGCAAGCCGTACCTGGCGACGATGCCGGAGGGGCTCGCTGCCGAGCTCGTCGTCGTCGAGTGGCTGGAGTACCTCGTCGACCGGGTGGGCGTCCGCGAGACGGCGCGGGCCATCGACTACTACGAGCGGATCGACTGGGTGGCCGAGCCGGTCGCCGAGGACCTGCAGGCGTACCTGCGCGGGTTCGACGGCTCGGGTGGCGAGGGCGGACTCACGATCGACCACCACACCCGGAGCCTGCGATACATCAGCCAGCTCGACGGCGACGCCGCCGAGTCCGTCGCGCTCTCGAAACTCGCGGGGTCACGGGGAGGTGGTGCCGATGGGCTTCAGCGTTAG
- a CDS encoding flagellin, with protein MGFSVSGSLVVVLLGLFVALSAYYGSVANAGERLHDARAAESDRIDGIADSDIAITGLDVVTDPSCGIRVEVNNTGSTELLLSDTDLLLDNGYRTGWAGAAVVDGTANGSEPGTDLWLPGERLTVEETGLDAAPRSVKVVSGPGVAATRGVTASC; from the coding sequence ATGGGCTTCTCCGTCAGCGGGTCGCTGGTCGTGGTCCTGCTGGGGCTGTTCGTCGCCCTCTCGGCGTATTACGGCAGCGTCGCCAACGCCGGCGAGCGGCTCCACGACGCGCGGGCCGCCGAGTCCGACCGGATCGACGGGATCGCCGACTCCGATATCGCGATCACCGGCCTCGACGTGGTCACGGACCCGTCCTGCGGGATCCGCGTCGAGGTCAACAACACCGGGTCGACGGAGCTCCTGCTGAGCGACACCGACCTGCTGCTGGACAACGGCTACCGGACCGGCTGGGCGGGCGCGGCCGTCGTCGACGGGACCGCCAACGGGTCGGAGCCCGGGACGGATCTCTGGCTCCCGGGCGAGCGCCTCACGGTCGAGGAGACGGGCCTCGACGCGGCGCCCCGGTCGGTCAAGGTCGTCTCCGGGCCCGGCGTCGCCGCCACGCGGGGGGTGACCGCCTCGTGCTAG
- a CDS encoding CARDB domain-containing protein has product MASVSVSHMILFIASMLVAASVAGVFTDTVGQLSNAIDDQGLQVSQDVRTDVEIISDSGSSNVYDDTTDNVTLHVKNTGSETLPADPGAVNVFVNGQFETDVTVSLYGEGPSWRPGSVLKLVIDRSDDPLAVNEDHRVKVVVNGDEEVFEFRT; this is encoded by the coding sequence GTGGCTAGCGTCTCCGTCTCCCACATGATCCTGTTCATCGCCTCGATGCTGGTCGCCGCCAGCGTGGCCGGCGTGTTCACCGACACGGTCGGCCAGCTGAGCAACGCCATCGACGACCAGGGGCTGCAGGTCAGCCAGGACGTGCGCACGGACGTCGAGATCATCAGCGACAGCGGCTCGTCGAACGTCTACGACGACACCACGGACAACGTCACGCTCCACGTCAAGAACACGGGATCGGAGACGTTACCGGCCGACCCGGGCGCGGTCAACGTCTTCGTCAACGGCCAGTTCGAGACGGACGTGACCGTGTCGCTGTACGGCGAGGGGCCGTCCTGGCGGCCCGGGTCGGTCCTGAAACTGGTGATCGACCGCTCCGACGACCCGCTCGCGGTCAACGAGGACCACCGCGTGAAGGTGGTCGTCAACGGCGACGAGGAGGTGTTCGAGTTCCGCACATGA
- a CDS encoding ATPase domain-containing protein, with protein sequence MSIATNDLFSLGLKERDRINKELGGGIPPGSIVLVEGDYGAGKSAISQRFAYGLCEEGHSVTMLSTELTVGSFLDQMHSLDYGMVEHLLDENCLFLHADIGDGNTFSGSEDEGDRKELLKRLMEAELMWESEVVIIDTFDAILRNDPKFEALVRQNEERQAALEIISFFRDIISQGKVIMLTVDPSTLDEEAIGPFRAIADVFLELEMIEVGNDVRRQISVLRFAGMGEQVGDTIGYSVRSGTGIVIESRSVA encoded by the coding sequence ATGAGCATCGCGACAAACGACCTGTTCTCGCTGGGACTGAAGGAGCGCGACCGGATCAACAAGGAGCTGGGCGGCGGCATCCCGCCGGGCAGCATCGTCCTCGTCGAGGGCGACTACGGCGCCGGCAAGTCCGCCATCAGCCAGCGGTTCGCCTACGGCCTCTGCGAGGAGGGCCACTCGGTGACGATGCTCTCGACCGAACTGACGGTCGGGAGCTTCCTCGACCAGATGCACTCGCTGGACTACGGCATGGTCGAGCACCTGCTGGACGAGAACTGCCTGTTCCTCCACGCCGACATCGGCGACGGGAACACCTTCTCCGGCTCCGAGGACGAGGGCGACCGCAAGGAGCTGCTCAAGCGGCTGATGGAGGCCGAGCTGATGTGGGAGTCGGAGGTCGTCATCATCGACACCTTCGACGCAATCCTCCGCAACGACCCCAAGTTCGAGGCGCTGGTCCGCCAGAACGAGGAACGGCAGGCCGCCCTGGAGATCATCTCCTTCTTCCGGGACATCATCTCCCAGGGGAAGGTCATCATGCTGACCGTCGACCCCTCGACGCTGGACGAGGAGGCCATCGGCCCCTTCCGGGCGATCGCCGACGTGTTCCTCGAACTGGAGATGATCGAGGTCGGCAACGACGTGCGACGGCAGATCAGCGTCCTCCGCTTTGCCGGCATGGGCGAACAGGTCGGCGACACCATCGGCTACTCCGTCCGCTCGGGGACCGGTATCGTGATCGAATCGCGCAGCGTCGCGTAA
- a CDS encoding type II/IV secretion system ATPase subunit, whose protein sequence is MTDHGRPKPSDELRQVASRRPHLMDHLKKFKQITGEFPTFIEEADDDYESDRPNVLYPVGGPIFCHIYGDIGQDMKYYAIEPELDDEESVVFEEVRNKLLQKSVNKPAPTSDTEYDDRIEELLQESTAVKSGASDESGVLSRFSKLSNLGKVEVTESTYENILYRLNRDIVGLGPLEPVMRDPANEDIHVIGPHECHVDHSVYGMLSTTVDFGTPEEYDQWLKNMGERIGDPVSDSDPIVDSTLPDGSRLNLIYSDDVSVKGPSLTIRQGDEVPLSIFQITKWGTLSPQLAAYLWLCLENEQTVFVVGETASGKTTTLNSIMAFIPRDAKIYTAEDTAEVLPPHDTWQKLLTREGDDESSSVDMFDLVAAALRSRPDYIIVGEVRGEEGRMAFQAAQTGHPVMLTFHASDIVSMIQRFTGEPINVPETFMDVADVALFQNRVKQGDDVLRRVTSVQEIEGYSKEMDGVVTRQSFYWDPVEDEIVFQGMNNSFVLEEQIATLLGYEDTRDIYDDLNFRASVIERAIQEGILGYHEVNELIEDFQRDGVEGLPFDIHRTE, encoded by the coding sequence ATGACAGACCACGGACGACCCAAACCCTCGGACGAACTCAGGCAGGTCGCGTCGCGCCGACCGCACCTGATGGACCACCTGAAGAAGTTCAAGCAGATCACCGGGGAGTTCCCCACGTTCATCGAGGAGGCCGACGACGACTACGAGTCCGACCGGCCGAACGTCCTCTACCCCGTCGGCGGGCCGATCTTCTGTCACATCTACGGCGACATCGGCCAGGACATGAAATACTACGCCATCGAGCCGGAGCTCGACGACGAGGAGTCGGTCGTCTTCGAGGAGGTCCGGAACAAGCTCCTCCAGAAGAGCGTCAACAAGCCCGCCCCCACCAGCGACACGGAGTACGACGACCGCATCGAGGAGCTGCTCCAGGAGTCGACCGCCGTCAAGAGCGGCGCCAGCGACGAGAGCGGCGTCCTCTCGCGGTTCTCCAAGCTCTCGAACCTCGGGAAGGTCGAGGTCACCGAGTCGACCTACGAGAACATCCTCTACCGACTGAATCGGGACATCGTCGGGCTCGGCCCCCTGGAGCCGGTGATGCGAGACCCGGCCAACGAGGACATCCACGTCATCGGCCCCCACGAGTGCCACGTCGACCACTCCGTCTACGGGATGCTCTCGACCACCGTGGACTTCGGCACGCCCGAGGAGTACGACCAGTGGCTCAAGAACATGGGCGAGCGCATCGGCGACCCCGTCTCCGACAGCGACCCCATCGTCGACTCGACGCTGCCGGACGGCTCGCGTCTCAACCTCATCTACTCCGACGACGTGTCCGTCAAGGGCCCCTCGCTGACCATCCGCCAGGGCGACGAGGTGCCCCTCTCGATCTTCCAGATCACCAAGTGGGGGACGCTGAGCCCCCAACTCGCGGCGTATCTCTGGCTCTGCCTGGAGAACGAGCAGACCGTCTTCGTCGTCGGGGAGACGGCGTCCGGGAAGACCACCACCCTCAACTCCATCATGGCGTTCATCCCCCGGGACGCGAAGATCTACACCGCGGAGGACACCGCCGAGGTGCTGCCGCCCCACGACACCTGGCAGAAGCTCCTGACCAGGGAGGGCGACGACGAGAGCTCCAGCGTCGACATGTTCGACCTCGTCGCGGCCGCCCTCCGTTCGCGCCCCGACTACATCATCGTCGGCGAGGTCCGCGGCGAGGAGGGGCGCATGGCGTTCCAGGCCGCCCAGACCGGCCACCCGGTGATGCTGACCTTCCACGCCTCCGACATCGTCTCGATGATCCAGCGGTTCACCGGCGAACCGATCAACGTCCCGGAGACGTTCATGGACGTGGCCGACGTGGCGCTGTTCCAGAACCGCGTCAAGCAGGGCGACGACGTGCTTCGCCGGGTGACTTCCGTCCAGGAGATCGAGGGCTACTCCAAGGAGATGGACGGGGTCGTCACCCGCCAGAGCTTCTACTGGGACCCCGTCGAGGACGAGATCGTCTTCCAGGGCATGAACAACTCCTTCGTCCTCGAGGAGCAGATCGCGACGCTGCTGGGCTACGAGGACACCCGCGACATCTACGACGACCTGAACTTCCGTGCGAGCGTCATCGAGCGCGCGATCCAGGAGGGTATCCTGGGGTACCACGAGGTCAACGAGCTGATCGAGGACTTCCAGCGCGACGGCGTGGAGGGCCTCCCCTTCGACATCCACAGGACCGAGTGA
- the flaJ gene encoding archaellar assembly protein FlaJ, whose translation MASADESAGTVELTLTSALAGLVDAYEQMPMPLNRYLGVILVPSVVFFAATVGAGLLLDLPLLIRGPIPLLGFLLFASAVFYPKILLSQRRAELNNQFHLVVTHMTVLSTTNIDRMEVFRQLSKQDQYGEMAAEIGRVVELVDTWNQSLDDACRRRAKQVPSEVVSDFFDRLGYTLGAGQALDDYLVSEQDQIIANYKTVYQGTLDNLEVMKDLYLSMILSMTFALVFAVVLPVLTGTNPTMTVSAVIVLYVFVQSGFYLAIRSMAPHDPLWYHPEDKDSPVESKIRNATVAGTALSVGLLLFSLLGMLGVSPVTLDDAVFFLDPLPLPFYAAIPTLPLLIPGFVVGAEEKKIKARDEEFPSFIRALGATEGAKQSTTSTVLETLRKKDFGPLTDNVDNLYKRLNMRIETTEAWRHFTAECRSSLIQKFSEMYLIGREMGGDPKLLGELISENMMEVQQLRQRRTQATTTLIGLLYGITAASTFAFFIGLQVVNILASMSLDLQANTDNFDVGSLINTEVYNIPLIEFLLVVIIMFGAMLSALMIRTVDGGHKINTYVHFVALTWVGSITGVATKWLVTQFLAI comes from the coding sequence ATGGCGTCGGCAGACGAATCCGCGGGTACGGTCGAACTCACGCTCACGTCCGCCCTCGCGGGGCTCGTCGACGCCTACGAGCAGATGCCGATGCCGCTGAACCGGTACCTCGGCGTCATCCTCGTCCCCTCGGTGGTCTTCTTCGCCGCGACGGTCGGCGCCGGCCTGCTGCTGGACCTCCCGCTGCTGATCCGCGGGCCGATCCCGCTGCTCGGGTTCCTGCTGTTCGCCTCGGCGGTCTTCTACCCGAAGATACTGCTCTCCCAGCGCAGGGCGGAGCTCAACAACCAGTTCCACCTCGTCGTCACCCACATGACGGTCCTCTCGACGACGAACATCGACCGCATGGAGGTGTTCCGCCAGCTCTCCAAACAGGACCAGTACGGCGAGATGGCCGCCGAGATCGGCCGCGTCGTCGAACTCGTCGACACCTGGAACCAGAGCCTGGACGACGCCTGCCGCCGCCGCGCCAAGCAGGTCCCCAGCGAGGTCGTCTCCGACTTCTTCGACCGCCTGGGCTACACCCTCGGCGCCGGCCAGGCGCTCGACGACTACCTCGTCTCCGAGCAGGACCAGATCATCGCCAACTACAAGACCGTCTACCAGGGCACGCTGGACAACCTGGAGGTCATGAAGGACCTCTATCTGTCGATGATCCTCTCGATGACCTTCGCGCTGGTGTTCGCGGTCGTCCTCCCGGTCCTGACGGGCACGAACCCGACGATGACCGTCAGCGCCGTCATCGTCCTCTACGTGTTCGTCCAGTCGGGCTTCTACCTCGCCATCCGCTCGATGGCGCCCCACGACCCGTTGTGGTACCACCCCGAGGACAAGGACTCGCCCGTCGAGTCGAAGATCCGCAACGCCACCGTCGCCGGCACCGCCCTCTCGGTCGGCCTCCTCCTGTTTTCCCTGCTCGGGATGCTCGGCGTCTCGCCGGTCACGCTGGACGACGCGGTCTTCTTCCTCGACCCGCTCCCGCTGCCGTTCTACGCGGCGATCCCCACGCTCCCCTTGCTCATCCCCGGCTTCGTCGTCGGCGCCGAGGAGAAGAAGATCAAGGCGCGCGACGAGGAGTTCCCCAGCTTCATCCGCGCGCTCGGCGCCACGGAGGGCGCCAAGCAGTCGACCACCTCGACGGTGCTGGAGACGCTCCGCAAGAAGGACTTCGGGCCGCTGACCGACAACGTCGACAACCTCTACAAGCGGCTGAACATGCGCATCGAGACGACCGAGGCCTGGCGCCACTTCACCGCCGAGTGTCGCTCCTCGCTCATCCAGAAGTTCTCGGAGATGTACCTCATCGGCCGCGAGATGGGCGGCGACCCGAAGCTGCTCGGCGAACTCATCTCCGAGAACATGATGGAGGTCCAGCAGCTGCGCCAGCGCCGCACGCAGGCGACCACCACGCTGATCGGCCTCCTCTACGGGATCACCGCCGCCTCCACGTTCGCCTTCTTCATCGGCCTCCAGGTCGTCAACATCCTCGCCTCGATGAGTCTCGACCTCCAGGCCAACACCGACAACTTCGACGTGGGCAGCCTCATCAATACCGAGGTGTACAACATCCCGCTCATCGAGTTCCTGCTGGTCGTCATCATCATGTTCGGCGCGATGCTCTCGGCGCTGATGATCCGCACCGTCGACGGCGGACACAAGATCAACACCTACGTCCACTTCGTCGCGCTCACCTGGGTCGGCTCGATCACCGGCGTCGCCACGAAGTGGCTGGTGACGCAGTTCCTGGCAATATAA
- a CDS encoding SOS response-associated peptidase, whose product MCGRYSLFAPPDDVEERFDATFDFAFEPRYNAAPSQELPVITGDEPETIQRMEWGLVPAWADDRSAFEFINARAETVREKRSFADAYESRRCLVPADGFYEWAETGGDGGGKQPYRVTVGDDELFAMAGLWERWTPPQTQTGLADFGGGSAPDAAPDPVETFTVLTTEPNDTIADLHHRMAVILDRDEEETWLTGDPDEVESLLDPYPAEQIRTYPVSTAVNDPANDTPAVLEEVEVGG is encoded by the coding sequence ATGTGTGGCCGCTACAGCCTGTTCGCCCCGCCCGACGACGTCGAGGAGCGGTTCGACGCGACGTTCGACTTCGCGTTCGAACCCCGCTACAACGCCGCGCCGAGCCAGGAACTCCCCGTGATCACCGGCGACGAGCCCGAGACCATCCAGCGCATGGAGTGGGGGTTGGTCCCCGCGTGGGCCGACGACCGCTCGGCGTTCGAGTTCATCAACGCACGCGCGGAGACGGTACGAGAGAAGCGCAGCTTCGCCGACGCCTACGAGTCGCGGCGCTGTCTCGTGCCCGCCGACGGGTTCTACGAGTGGGCCGAGACGGGGGGCGATGGGGGCGGCAAACAGCCCTACCGCGTCACCGTCGGCGACGACGAGCTGTTCGCGATGGCCGGACTCTGGGAGCGGTGGACGCCCCCACAGACGCAGACCGGCCTCGCCGACTTCGGGGGCGGCTCCGCTCCGGACGCCGCCCCCGACCCGGTCGAGACGTTCACGGTACTCACCACCGAACCGAACGACACGATCGCGGACCTGCACCACCGGATGGCGGTGATCCTCGACCGCGACGAGGAGGAGACGTGGCTCACCGGCGACCCCGACGAGGTCGAGTCGCTGCTGGATCCCTATCCCGCCGAGCAGATACGGACCTATCCGGTGTCGACGGCGGTCAACGACCCCGCCAACGACACGCCCGCGGTGCTCGAAGAAGTCGAAGTCGGCGGGTGA
- a CDS encoding 30S ribosomal protein S17e gives MAIKPAYVKKTATLLMERYPNAFGQDFEHNKEVVTELTNVESKGVRNRIAGYVTSKQGQTVEA, from the coding sequence ATGGCTATCAAACCCGCCTACGTCAAGAAGACGGCGACGCTGCTGATGGAGCGGTATCCCAACGCCTTCGGTCAGGACTTCGAGCACAACAAGGAAGTCGTCACCGAACTCACGAACGTCGAGTCGAAGGGCGTCCGGAACCGCATCGCCGGCTACGTCACCAGCAAGCAGGGCCAGACCGTCGAGGCGTAG
- the asd gene encoding aspartate-semialdehyde dehydrogenase, with product MTVSVGILGATGAVGQRLIQLVDPNPDFEIAALTASESSVGKSYREASKWRIDTPIPEDVAETEVVATEPDAVPDDVDLIFSSLPSSVGERVEPDFCEAGYVVSSNSSNARSDDDVPLVIPEVNADHMDLIEVQRDERGWDGALIKNPNCSTITMVPPLAALDEAAGLERIEVATLQAVSGAGYSGVSSMEIIDNAIPHIGKEERKMETESRKLLGEFDGAEVHWHDADVAASCNRIPTIDGHLENVWADTAEDISPSEAEDAMESYPSLDLPSSPDQLIEVFDEPDRPQPRMDRNLGDGMTVSVGGVQETSHGLQFNCLAHNTLRGAAGASVLNGELLVDSGYL from the coding sequence ATGACTGTCAGCGTAGGCATCCTCGGCGCGACCGGCGCGGTCGGGCAGCGACTCATCCAGCTCGTCGACCCGAACCCGGACTTCGAGATCGCGGCGCTCACCGCCAGCGAGTCGAGCGTCGGCAAGAGCTACCGCGAGGCCAGCAAGTGGCGCATCGACACGCCGATCCCCGAAGACGTGGCCGAGACCGAGGTCGTGGCGACCGAGCCCGACGCGGTCCCGGACGACGTGGATCTGATCTTCTCGTCGCTGCCCTCTAGCGTCGGCGAGCGCGTCGAGCCCGACTTTTGCGAGGCGGGCTACGTCGTCTCCTCGAACTCCTCGAACGCCCGCTCGGACGACGACGTGCCCCTGGTCATCCCGGAGGTCAACGCCGACCACATGGACCTCATCGAGGTCCAGCGCGACGAGCGCGGCTGGGACGGCGCGCTCATCAAGAACCCCAACTGCTCGACGATCACCATGGTCCCGCCGCTGGCGGCGCTGGACGAGGCCGCCGGCCTCGAACGCATCGAGGTCGCCACGCTGCAGGCCGTCTCCGGCGCCGGCTACTCGGGCGTCTCCTCGATGGAAATCATCGACAACGCCATCCCCCACATCGGCAAGGAGGAGCGGAAGATGGAGACCGAGTCCCGGAAGCTGCTCGGCGAGTTCGACGGCGCCGAGGTCCACTGGCACGACGCCGATGTGGCCGCCTCCTGTAACCGCATCCCGACCATCGACGGCCACCTGGAGAACGTCTGGGCCGACACCGCCGAGGACATCTCTCCCTCCGAGGCCGAGGACGCGATGGAGTCGTACCCCTCGCTGGACCTGCCGAGCTCGCCCGACCAGCTCATCGAGGTGTTCGACGAGCCCGACCGCCCCCAGCCCCGCATGGACCGGAACCTCGGCGACGGCATGACCGTCTCCGTCGGCGGCGTTCAGGAGACCTCTCACGGGCTGCAGTTCAACTGCCTCGCCCACAACACGCTGCGCGGCGCGGCCGGCGCGAGCGTGCTGAACGGCGAACTGCTGGTCGACTCCGGGTACCTGTAA